In a single window of the Nitrospirota bacterium genome:
- a CDS encoding amidohydrolase family protein, with amino-acid sequence MSKIIISADKVLPITSLPCNRSAVVIDGDTIIEIGNAESIIEKHKDSSTVLRLTNVILMPGLINTHIHLELSGFAGLISEKNDFFDWVERLISVKLNTKRESYQSGSLKGLKELIRTGTTTVGEITSEDVSPYILAKSGMRCRVFFEVIGPDSSNSDTVLNSTINKIERFKEMINEQRILTAKIGLFPHSCYSVSTDLLLKCNRYSLEYDLPMSAHIAETSEECNFLSNGTGKLKEMLRRIGVTSFPNTFSAPSPIDYLDRIGLVSKNLMAVHAVHLSESDIETIANKGSSISHCPRSNKNLNTGTAPIDRFLKSNINLSLGTDSLASNTSLDLWDEMTFAYNQHKSSGVTPYDIFKMATINGAKALLMEAEAGSIEKGKKADIIAVRPKTEHRAGDIYQFLLERGVDIMMTMVSGRMLFMHPELVIERR; translated from the coding sequence ATGTCCAAAATTATTATATCTGCTGACAAAGTCTTGCCCATTACTTCTCTTCCGTGTAACAGGTCTGCGGTTGTAATAGATGGTGATACAATTATCGAGATAGGAAACGCTGAGTCAATTATAGAGAAACATAAGGACTCCTCTACCGTATTAAGGTTAACAAATGTAATCCTTATGCCAGGGTTAATCAATACGCATATCCATCTTGAATTATCAGGATTTGCAGGTTTAATATCTGAGAAGAACGATTTTTTTGACTGGGTAGAAAGACTCATATCTGTAAAGCTAAATACGAAGAGAGAGTCGTATCAAAGTGGCTCATTAAAGGGATTAAAGGAGTTAATCAGGACAGGCACAACTACTGTAGGTGAAATCACAAGCGAAGATGTAAGCCCATATATTCTTGCAAAGAGTGGTATGAGGTGCAGGGTCTTTTTTGAGGTAATAGGACCTGATTCATCAAACTCTGACACAGTCTTAAATAGCACCATTAATAAGATAGAGCGATTCAAAGAGATGATAAATGAACAGCGGATTCTTACAGCAAAGATAGGGCTATTTCCTCATTCGTGTTATTCTGTATCCACCGACCTGCTTTTAAAATGCAATAGATATTCGTTAGAATATGATTTACCTATGTCGGCGCATATTGCAGAAACCAGTGAAGAGTGTAATTTTCTGAGCAATGGCACCGGGAAACTGAAAGAGATGCTTCGCAGGATAGGTGTAACATCGTTTCCAAATACATTCTCAGCACCATCCCCTATTGATTACCTTGACAGAATTGGCTTGGTAAGTAAAAACCTTATGGCAGTGCATGCAGTCCACCTATCAGAAAGCGACATAGAGACAATAGCCAATAAAGGCTCATCTATTTCTCATTGTCCGAGGAGTAACAAAAATCTAAACACTGGAACTGCACCAATAGATAGATTTCTGAAATCAAATATAAATCTCTCACTCGGAACAGATAGCCTCGCAAGTAACACAAGCCTCGATCTCTGGGATGAAATGACATTCGCATATAACCAGCATAAGTCATCAGGCGTAACTCCTTATGATATATTCAAGATGGCAACAATAAATGGTGCAAAGGCATTATTGATGGAGGCTGAGGCAGGCTCTATTGAGAAGGGTAAAAAGGCGGATATAATAGCCGTGAGACCAAAAACAGAGCACAGAGCAGGAGATATATACCAGTTCCTCCTTGAGAGAGGTGTTGATATAATGATGACGATGGTCTCTGGAAGGATGTTGTTTATGCATCCTGAATTGGTAATTGAACGGAGATGA
- the mtaB gene encoding tRNA (N(6)-L-threonylcarbamoyladenosine(37)-C(2))-methylthiotransferase MtaB — translation MKIAFATLGCKINQYDTAYMKQAVSDAYHNVVPFDSDADVYVINTCTVTGKSDYQSRQLIRKALRKKGSKVIVTGCYAETKPEELASINGVNAIIGNSEKFNIINYLEVSKASNKPLILTGDNTHDRLSTLDYRTSIPVESFNRTRAFLKIQDGCESFCSYCIVPYARGKNRSMPLEDVIKHTITLVDKGFKEIVISGIHLGMYGKDLKNPIDITYLLNKLLSIVGTTRLRLSSIEPAEITQELIDIIRSSPNICKHLHIPLQSGDDKILSEMKRNYTSSYYRELIFSLKDQIPDLSIGTDVIVGFPGETEENFMNTFNLLSSLPLSYFHVFPYSPRRGTLAAERTDQINEALKKLRAKRIRELGDKKNIEFRTEYINKTIDVLVESKIDKRSLLYSGLSHNYIRIHLQTEAKNIGEIIPIVVKQVKRGMTLGMPRNVDSY, via the coding sequence ATGAAGATCGCTTTTGCAACCCTGGGTTGTAAGATAAATCAGTATGACACCGCCTATATGAAACAGGCTGTATCTGATGCATACCATAATGTAGTACCATTTGATTCAGATGCAGATGTCTATGTGATAAATACATGCACAGTTACCGGGAAGAGCGATTATCAATCTCGCCAGCTCATAAGAAAGGCGCTGAGAAAAAAGGGCTCAAAGGTTATAGTTACCGGTTGTTATGCTGAGACAAAACCTGAGGAGCTTGCTTCAATTAACGGTGTAAATGCGATAATTGGCAATTCAGAAAAATTTAATATAATTAATTACTTAGAAGTCTCTAAAGCATCTAATAAGCCTCTGATCCTCACCGGGGACAATACACATGATCGACTCTCGACCCTCGACTATCGAACATCAATCCCCGTAGAGTCATTTAACAGGACAAGGGCATTCTTAAAGATACAGGATGGCTGTGAGTCATTTTGTTCTTATTGTATTGTGCCTTATGCAAGGGGTAAAAACAGGAGCATGCCACTTGAAGATGTAATCAAGCACACAATAACCCTCGTGGATAAAGGTTTTAAAGAGATAGTCATCTCAGGAATTCATCTTGGAATGTATGGAAAAGATTTGAAAAATCCAATAGATATCACTTATTTATTAAACAAACTTCTAAGTATTGTTGGGACAACTCGCTTAAGACTAAGTTCAATCGAACCAGCAGAGATAACACAGGAATTAATTGATATTATCAGGTCTTCACCGAATATATGCAAACACCTCCATATACCACTTCAAAGTGGGGATGACAAAATTCTCAGCGAGATGAAGAGAAACTATACATCTTCATATTACAGGGAATTGATTTTTTCTCTTAAAGACCAGATACCTGATCTTTCAATTGGTACAGATGTAATTGTTGGTTTCCCTGGAGAAACTGAGGAGAACTTCATGAATACCTTTAATCTTCTGAGTTCTTTACCATTAAGCTACTTTCATGTATTTCCGTATTCGCCCCGCAGGGGAACCTTAGCAGCTGAAAGAACTGACCAGATAAATGAGGCTCTTAAAAAACTAAGAGCAAAAAGAATCCGTGAACTTGGAGATAAAAAGAACATTGAATTTAGAACCGAATATATAAACAAGACCATTGATGTGCTTGTAGAGTCAAAGATTGATAAAAGGTCATTGCTATACAGTGGCTTGAGTCATAATTATATAAGGATTCACCTCCAAACAGAGGCTAAAAATATTGGAGAAATCATTCCGATTGTTGTTAAGCAAGTAAAGAGGGGGATGACCTTAGGAATGCCAAGGAATGTTGATTCTTACTGA
- the miaB gene encoding tRNA (N6-isopentenyl adenosine(37)-C2)-methylthiotransferase MiaB produces the protein MPEKSKSYEKSAPRVYIRTFGCQMNFHDSERIAGILRNEGYTLTEYPNSADLIIINTCSVREKAEQKFYSELGRFRRLRKKNPSLKIAVAGCIAQQEGVSILKRFDHVDYLIGTRNIGKIQLMLEGKVTPLNIDDDPEYHLRTLPAVRSNRVSAWVSIMYGCDNFCSFCIVPYTRGRERSRDYRDICDEIKRLADEGYKEVTLLGQNVNSYGKGLEDDIDFPGLLCLINDIDGIERIRFVTSHPRDLSERLIDAMEELPKVCEHIHLPIQSGSDKILKLMNRGYNYSEYIARIELLRKKIPDIAITTDIIVGFPGETDNDFMQTLKALKEIEFDGIFAFKYSKRPNTSALKLPGHLQDEVKSERLEEVLVLQDDITSKINRQMEGRVVEVLVEGPSKTDRDKLTGRTRTNKIVIFNNDKLLEGILVNTLIIKGNRHSLYGILS, from the coding sequence ATGCCAGAAAAATCAAAGAGTTATGAAAAATCTGCACCGAGAGTCTATATCAGGACTTTCGGATGTCAGATGAACTTTCATGATTCTGAAAGGATTGCAGGTATCCTACGAAATGAAGGCTACACCCTTACAGAGTATCCGAATAGTGCAGACCTCATAATCATAAATACCTGTAGTGTAAGAGAAAAGGCAGAGCAGAAGTTCTATAGCGAACTTGGAAGATTTAGAAGACTCAGGAAAAAGAATCCCTCGCTGAAGATAGCTGTTGCAGGATGTATTGCTCAGCAGGAGGGTGTGAGTATCTTAAAGCGGTTCGATCATGTTGACTACCTCATAGGTACAAGGAATATCGGCAAGATACAGTTGATGTTAGAAGGTAAAGTAACGCCGCTTAATATAGATGATGACCCTGAATATCATCTCAGGACCCTCCCGGCGGTCAGGTCAAACAGGGTCAGCGCATGGGTGTCAATAATGTATGGCTGCGATAATTTCTGTTCTTTCTGTATTGTTCCATACACAAGAGGTAGGGAAAGAAGCAGAGACTATAGGGATATATGCGATGAAATAAAGAGGCTTGCAGATGAGGGCTATAAGGAGGTCACTCTGCTTGGACAGAATGTGAACTCTTATGGTAAAGGGCTGGAGGATGATATTGATTTTCCAGGACTTTTATGCCTGATAAACGATATAGATGGGATAGAGCGGATAAGGTTCGTGACATCTCATCCCAGAGACCTCTCTGAGAGGCTTATAGATGCTATGGAAGAACTTCCCAAGGTATGTGAGCATATACACCTGCCGATCCAATCAGGTTCAGACAAGATCCTAAAATTAATGAACAGGGGCTACAACTACAGTGAATACATCGCCAGGATAGAACTCTTGAGAAAAAAGATACCAGATATAGCAATAACTACTGACATAATCGTGGGTTTTCCTGGAGAGACGGATAATGATTTCATGCAGACCCTGAAAGCCCTCAAAGAGATCGAATTTGATGGTATATTTGCATTTAAATATTCAAAAAGACCTAATACATCAGCGCTGAAATTACCGGGCCACCTACAGGATGAGGTAAAAAGCGAAAGGCTTGAAGAGGTGCTTGTCCTACAGGATGATATAACATCTAAGATAAACAGACAGATGGAGGGCAGGGTGGTAGAAGTATTGGTAGAAGGACCAAGTAAGACAGACAGGGATAAGCTTACAGGCAGGACAAGGACAAACAAAATTGTTATTTTCAATAATGATAAATTACTTGAAGGAATACTTGTTAACACATTGATAATAAAAGGCAATAGACATTCACTATATGGAATATTGAGCTAA
- a CDS encoding recombinase family protein, with protein sequence MKVSLYLRVSTEDQAKEGYSLEVQREHLESFAKREGLEIFKVYQDDGISGYTTERPALKQLLKDAKQKKFDLVLVYKIDRFSRNLKDLLNLVDELFSSGVGFKSVTEPFDTTTSAGKLMFQQLGSFAEFERNRIAERVFPGMVKGVQQGNWQGARYAPYGYRYNKEKKLLEIDENEAKVVKLIYTMFLCDKSIFAITEYLTKKGYRNRKGNIFSTKLIGDILKNRMYTGKLVWNSHHYDKTQKTKKGYRYLKNPPDKIIISQGKHQPIIPDEDFEAVQEKLKARRIERRKKANDYPLSGILYCAKCNHKYLGISSISNHRTGVKKRWYRCAGPYRSFIRCKNKSIKAIEIESEVAEILETLLKNDKLKTSRWMNVTFKNDANFPIFAESAKIDLEKVKNRLENNLKKQSKLTDAYLENLLSEELYKQKNEGLRKEEEELKKLIALQEVREIERERSKEYLERVEEFLESYDPNKKTMDLETKKLILNLLFKNIKIAQKKIFSFSFFAPFNFFFFEKEQKSLCQKNQRVMKNLHRESISGLSDVR encoded by the coding sequence ATGAAGGTATCATTATATCTTAGAGTTTCTACCGAAGATCAAGCAAAAGAAGGATATTCCCTTGAAGTCCAGAGAGAACATCTTGAATCTTTTGCTAAGCGAGAAGGCCTTGAGATATTCAAGGTCTATCAGGATGATGGCATAAGCGGCTATACTACCGAGCGCCCTGCCTTGAAGCAACTTCTAAAAGATGCCAAGCAGAAAAAATTTGATTTAGTCTTGGTCTATAAAATAGACAGATTTAGCCGTAACCTTAAAGATCTCCTCAATCTTGTGGATGAACTTTTTTCTTCAGGTGTGGGATTTAAGTCTGTAACCGAGCCATTTGACACGACAACGTCAGCAGGCAAGCTTATGTTTCAGCAGTTGGGGAGTTTTGCAGAGTTTGAAAGAAATAGAATTGCTGAGAGGGTATTCCCCGGTATGGTAAAAGGCGTTCAGCAAGGAAACTGGCAGGGCGCTCGGTATGCGCCTTATGGATATAGATACAATAAAGAAAAGAAACTGCTAGAAATAGATGAGAACGAGGCAAAAGTTGTCAAGCTCATCTATACGATGTTTCTTTGTGATAAGAGCATCTTTGCTATCACTGAATACCTTACGAAAAAAGGCTATCGCAACAGAAAAGGCAATATCTTTAGCACAAAGCTAATCGGCGATATTCTAAAAAATAGGATGTATACTGGAAAGCTTGTTTGGAATAGCCACCATTACGATAAAACCCAAAAGACGAAGAAGGGCTATCGTTATCTAAAGAACCCGCCGGATAAAATTATCATTTCACAAGGCAAGCATCAGCCTATAATCCCCGATGAAGATTTTGAGGCAGTGCAAGAGAAGCTGAAAGCGCGAAGGATTGAACGACGAAAGAAGGCGAACGATTATCCACTTTCCGGGATTCTCTATTGTGCGAAATGCAATCATAAATACTTAGGCATTTCTTCTATCTCTAACCACCGAACTGGCGTTAAAAAGAGATGGTATCGCTGCGCCGGGCCTTATAGAAGTTTTATCAGATGCAAAAATAAGAGCATCAAAGCCATTGAGATAGAGTCAGAAGTTGCCGAGATATTAGAAACCTTACTCAAGAATGACAAGCTAAAAACGAGCCGATGGATGAACGTGACTTTTAAAAATGACGCAAATTTTCCCATTTTTGCAGAAAGCGCAAAAATTGACCTTGAGAAGGTCAAGAATAGGCTCGAAAACAACCTTAAAAAGCAGTCAAAATTGACCGATGCCTATTTGGAAAATTTGCTGAGTGAAGAACTATACAAGCAGAAAAATGAAGGGCTAAGAAAAGAAGAAGAGGAATTGAAGAAACTTATTGCTCTGCAAGAGGTTAGAGAGATTGAGAGGGAGCGTTCAAAAGAGTATTTGGAGAGAGTTGAAGAGTTTTTGGAAAGCTATGATCCGAACAAGAAAACGATGGATTTAGAGACTAAAAAACTTATATTGAATCTGCTTTTTAAAAACATCAAAATCGCCCAAAAGAAAATTTTTTCTTTTTCTTTTTTCGCCCCCTTTAATTTTTTCTTTTTTGAAAAGGAACAAAAATCATTATGCCAGAAAAATCAAAGAGTTATGAAAAATCTGCACCGAGAGTCTATATCAGGACTTTCGGATGTCAGATGA